In Halopseudomonas nanhaiensis, a single window of DNA contains:
- a CDS encoding Orn/Lys/Arg decarboxylase N-terminal domain-containing protein: MFKHLHFPILVINPHIGKNDVAGTQLADLFKALKQEGLEVLATASIDEGRLIAEAHRGLSCILFTADAADDLEPIRALFEAAHSRSPELPIMALTTRQNLDNAQLAELRELHQLRGIIYLFEDTLPFIAGQIARTARSYLANLLPPFFKALLDYTGRASYSWHSPGHGGGVAFRKSPVGRAFHDFFGENTLRSDLSVSVPGLGSLLDHNGPIAAAEANTARTFGADHSFYVVNGTSTANKVIWHAYVTRDDVVLVDRNCHKSILHAIIMTGAIPVYLTGSRNDYGIIGPISLESFSPARIRERVAAHPLLQGREPRIRLAVLTNSTYDGLCYNAELIKDELEDAVDVLHFDEAWYGYAAFHEFYAGRHGMGRKRGFPRARHPMVFATQSPHKVLAALSQASIILAENSDEQQLDEERFNEAFMMHASTSPHYGIIASIDVTTGMMAGAPGRSLVQETLDEALSFRRAMQQTAERLDEDEWWFDVWEPEASLAADELAPSDWTLDDRAEWHGFGEMAEDYALLDPIKVTLLTPGVEEHGRLAKSGIPAAIVTRFLAERGLVVEKTGLYSFLILFSLGITKGKWSTLVSELQEFKRLYDSNAPLEMTLPSVAGFQAYRDMGLQDLCQHMHRFYKEQRMVRTLRQIYTELPEIVVRPADAYQQMVRGQVEMVPVEALAGRIAAVMVVPYPPGIPVIMPGERFPGDSTAIADYLRIAAEQDERFPGFESDIHGARSITSESGDRRYYVDCLI, encoded by the coding sequence ATGTTCAAGCATTTGCATTTCCCGATACTTGTCATCAACCCGCATATTGGCAAGAACGATGTTGCCGGCACCCAGCTGGCAGACCTGTTCAAGGCATTGAAGCAGGAGGGCCTGGAGGTCCTGGCCACCGCGTCCATCGACGAAGGACGGCTGATCGCCGAAGCGCATCGCGGCCTCTCCTGCATTCTGTTTACGGCAGACGCTGCCGACGATCTGGAGCCGATCAGGGCGCTGTTCGAAGCCGCCCACTCGCGCTCGCCCGAACTGCCGATCATGGCCCTGACCACCCGGCAGAACCTCGACAACGCCCAGCTCGCCGAGCTGCGTGAGCTGCATCAGCTGCGCGGCATCATCTATCTGTTCGAGGATACCCTGCCCTTCATCGCCGGCCAGATCGCCCGGACCGCCCGCTCGTATCTGGCCAATCTGCTACCGCCGTTTTTCAAGGCCCTGCTCGACTATACCGGCCGGGCCAGCTACTCCTGGCATTCCCCCGGGCACGGCGGTGGCGTGGCGTTTCGCAAGAGCCCTGTCGGTCGGGCATTCCACGACTTCTTTGGGGAAAACACGCTGCGCTCGGACCTCTCGGTCTCGGTGCCAGGGCTGGGGTCGCTACTCGACCACAACGGCCCCATCGCCGCTGCGGAGGCCAACACCGCGCGGACCTTCGGCGCCGACCACAGTTTCTATGTGGTCAACGGCACCTCAACGGCGAACAAGGTTATCTGGCATGCCTACGTCACCCGGGATGACGTGGTGCTGGTCGACCGCAACTGCCACAAGTCGATCCTGCACGCGATCATCATGACCGGAGCGATCCCCGTGTACCTCACCGGCTCGCGCAATGACTACGGCATCATCGGCCCGATCAGCCTGGAGTCGTTCTCCCCGGCACGCATCCGCGAGCGGGTCGCCGCGCATCCGCTGCTGCAGGGCCGCGAACCGCGCATTCGCCTCGCCGTGCTGACCAATTCGACCTACGACGGCCTCTGCTACAACGCCGAGCTGATCAAGGATGAGCTTGAGGATGCCGTGGATGTGCTGCATTTCGATGAAGCCTGGTACGGCTACGCAGCGTTTCACGAGTTCTACGCCGGGCGCCACGGCATGGGCCGCAAGCGCGGCTTCCCCCGTGCCAGGCATCCCATGGTGTTTGCCACACAGTCGCCACACAAGGTACTCGCGGCGCTGTCGCAGGCCTCGATCATTCTTGCCGAAAACAGTGACGAGCAGCAGCTGGACGAGGAACGCTTCAACGAGGCTTTCATGATGCACGCCTCCACGTCACCGCATTACGGCATCATCGCCTCGATCGACGTGACCACCGGCATGATGGCCGGCGCACCGGGTCGCTCGCTGGTGCAGGAGACGCTCGACGAGGCCCTGTCTTTCCGCCGTGCGATGCAGCAGACCGCCGAGCGTCTGGACGAAGACGAATGGTGGTTCGACGTCTGGGAGCCCGAAGCGTCGCTGGCAGCGGACGAACTGGCGCCATCCGACTGGACGCTGGATGACCGAGCAGAGTGGCACGGCTTCGGCGAGATGGCCGAAGACTACGCCCTGCTCGACCCGATCAAGGTCACCCTCCTCACCCCGGGCGTGGAAGAACACGGCCGTCTGGCCAAAAGCGGCATCCCGGCAGCGATCGTCACGCGCTTTCTCGCCGAGCGAGGCCTGGTCGTGGAAAAGACCGGTCTGTATTCCTTCCTGATCCTGTTCTCGCTGGGCATCACCAAGGGCAAGTGGAGCACGCTGGTATCGGAGCTGCAGGAGTTCAAGCGCCTGTACGACAGCAACGCACCACTGGAGATGACCCTGCCGAGTGTCGCCGGTTTCCAGGCCTACCGCGACATGGGGCTGCAGGACCTGTGTCAGCACATGCATCGCTTCTACAAGGAACAACGCATGGTCCGCACGCTACGCCAGATCTATACCGAGCTGCCGGAGATCGTCGTGCGCCCGGCCGATGCCTACCAGCAGATGGTTCGCGGACAGGTCGAGATGGTGCCGGTCGAGGCGCTGGCCGGCCGGATCGCCGCCGTGATGGTCGTGCCCTACCCGCCTGGTATCCCGGTGATCATGCCGGGCGAGCGCTTTCCGGGCGACAGCACCGCCATCGCAGACTATCTGCGCATCGCAGCCGAACAGGACGAGCGCTTCCCCGGCTTCGAAAGCGACATACACGGCGCGCGATCCATCACCAGTGAGAGCGGTGATCGCCGTTACTACGTGGACTGCCTGATCTGA
- a CDS encoding acyl-CoA thioesterase, with amino-acid sequence MNWDFDNPHTYDITVQADDIDELGHANNAIYVRWLERCAWQHSKSLGLGLDEYRELDRAMAIVHHQIDYLAAGYEGDELTMATWIVHWDKKLRMTRHFQLCRKSDGATLLRARTTFACIELSTGRPKRMPPIFIEGYGKAISADATAE; translated from the coding sequence GTGAATTGGGATTTTGATAATCCGCATACTTACGACATTACTGTGCAAGCCGACGATATCGACGAGCTCGGGCATGCGAACAACGCAATCTACGTTCGCTGGCTGGAGCGCTGTGCGTGGCAGCATTCAAAGTCGCTGGGGCTGGGACTGGACGAGTACCGCGAGCTGGACCGCGCCATGGCGATTGTTCATCACCAGATCGATTACCTCGCTGCCGGGTACGAGGGCGATGAACTGACCATGGCCACATGGATCGTGCATTGGGACAAGAAGCTGCGGATGACCCGGCATTTTCAGTTATGCCGGAAAAGCGACGGCGCCACCCTGCTGCGGGCCCGCACCACCTTCGCCTGTATAGAACTGAGTACCGGCAGACCAAAACGCATGCCGCCAATCTTCATCGAAGGGTACGGCAAGGCGATAAGCGCTGACGCAACGGCCGAGTGA
- a CDS encoding pyrimidine/purine nucleoside phosphorylase, whose product MFKVNEYFEGKVASIALQQPEGAATIGVMAPGEYEFGTSQLEIMHVVTGKLTVKLPGSDEWNDYAGGSQFTVPANSKFQLKVEQDTAYLCEYR is encoded by the coding sequence ATGTTCAAGGTCAATGAGTATTTCGAAGGCAAGGTCGCTTCCATCGCTCTGCAGCAGCCGGAAGGCGCCGCAACCATCGGCGTGATGGCTCCAGGCGAGTACGAGTTCGGCACCAGCCAGCTGGAAATCATGCATGTGGTGACCGGCAAGCTGACCGTCAAGCTACCGGGGAGTGACGAGTGGAATGACTACGCCGGCGGATCGCAATTCACCGTGCCGGCCAACAGCAAGTTTCAGCTCAAGGTCGAGCAGGACACCGCCTACCTCTGCGAGTATCGTTAA
- a CDS encoding DUF5666 domain-containing protein, with amino-acid sequence MKQIRSVLGLGLAAAAWCGALHAAELVGVVQELDAREGTIVVEGIEFHVVENTDFDMELGGYADLENGQRVEIDYDVSEGRHIINQIRPEISEL; translated from the coding sequence ATGAAACAGATCAGATCTGTCCTGGGACTCGGGCTGGCAGCGGCGGCGTGGTGTGGTGCGCTGCATGCGGCCGAGCTGGTCGGCGTCGTCCAGGAGCTTGATGCCCGGGAAGGGACGATTGTTGTCGAAGGAATCGAGTTTCACGTGGTAGAAAACACCGATTTCGACATGGAACTGGGCGGCTACGCAGACCTCGAGAATGGTCAGCGGGTCGAGATCGACTACGACGTGTCAGAAGGGCGGCATATCATCAATCAGATCCGTCCCGAGATATCGGAGCTATGA
- a CDS encoding NAD(P)-dependent oxidoreductase, with the protein MASIAFIGLGVMGFPMAGHLKRAGHEVTVYNRTTAKAALWTEQHGGESRETPALAATEQDMIMLCVGNDDDLREVVAGPDGVLAGARKGAVIVDHTTSSATVARELAALCQEKGIGFLDAPVSGGEAGAVSGQLTIMVGGDESVYDLVRPVLNAYAKMTRHMGQVGCGQLTKMVNQICIAGLVQGLSEALHFAQNAGLDGESAMAVIGKGAAQSWQLDNRHKTMLAGEFDFGFAVDWMRKDLSIVLDEARRNGSQLPVTALVDQFYADVQAAGGGRWDTSSLITRLTRGR; encoded by the coding sequence ATGGCGAGCATCGCATTCATCGGATTAGGCGTTATGGGCTTTCCCATGGCCGGCCACCTCAAGCGTGCCGGGCACGAGGTAACGGTCTACAACCGCACCACGGCGAAGGCCGCGCTGTGGACTGAGCAGCACGGTGGCGAATCACGCGAGACGCCTGCGCTGGCCGCGACCGAGCAGGACATGATCATGCTGTGTGTGGGCAACGATGACGATCTGCGCGAGGTGGTCGCCGGCCCCGACGGCGTGCTTGCCGGCGCTCGCAAGGGCGCAGTGATCGTCGATCACACCACATCGTCTGCGACGGTTGCACGTGAGCTCGCAGCCTTGTGTCAGGAGAAGGGCATCGGCTTTCTCGATGCGCCTGTTTCCGGTGGCGAAGCCGGTGCGGTGAGCGGTCAGCTGACCATCATGGTGGGCGGCGATGAATCGGTCTATGACCTGGTGCGCCCGGTCCTCAACGCCTATGCGAAGATGACCCGCCACATGGGCCAAGTGGGCTGCGGGCAGCTGACCAAGATGGTCAATCAGATCTGTATCGCCGGGTTGGTTCAGGGTCTCTCCGAGGCATTGCACTTCGCGCAGAATGCCGGGCTGGACGGCGAGTCGGCGATGGCGGTCATTGGCAAGGGCGCCGCCCAGTCCTGGCAGCTGGATAACCGCCACAAGACCATGCTGGCGGGGGAATTCGATTTTGGTTTCGCCGTCGACTGGATGCGCAAGGACCTGTCGATCGTGCTGGATGAGGCCAGGCGCAACGGGTCGCAGCTTCCGGTCACTGCTCTGGTCGATCAGTTCTATGCCGACGTGCAGGCTGCCGGCGGCGGGCGCTGGGATACTTCCAGTCTGATCACCCGCCTTACCCGCGGAAGATGA
- a CDS encoding DMT family protein — protein sequence MSLPVWAQTALLLTLSNVFMTFAWYGHLKALNSKPWIIAALVSWGIALFEYLLMVPANRIGYTELNVAQLKIMQEVITLCVFVPFAVYFLQQPLKLDYLWAGLCLLGAVYFIFRG from the coding sequence ATGTCTTTACCCGTCTGGGCGCAGACCGCCCTGTTGCTGACCCTGTCCAACGTATTCATGACGTTTGCCTGGTACGGGCACCTGAAGGCACTGAACAGCAAGCCGTGGATCATAGCGGCACTGGTCAGCTGGGGCATAGCCCTGTTCGAGTATCTGCTCATGGTGCCAGCCAACCGCATCGGCTATACGGAGCTGAACGTGGCGCAGCTGAAGATCATGCAGGAGGTCATCACGCTATGCGTGTTCGTACCGTTCGCGGTCTACTTTCTGCAACAGCCTTTGAAGCTCGACTATCTATGGGCCGGCCTGTGTTTGCTCGGCGCGGTGTATTTCATCTTCCGCGGGTAA
- a CDS encoding YkgJ family cysteine cluster protein, whose product MSCRPGCGACCIAPSISSAMPGMPAGKPAGVPCIHLLADKRCAIFESPERPAVCAAFQADAAICGEGPLEALAILRWLEAETA is encoded by the coding sequence ATAAGCTGCCGACCGGGCTGCGGTGCATGCTGCATCGCGCCATCCATTTCGTCAGCCATGCCGGGCATGCCGGCCGGCAAGCCCGCGGGTGTCCCGTGCATTCATCTGCTTGCGGACAAGCGCTGTGCCATCTTCGAGTCACCTGAACGGCCTGCGGTGTGTGCGGCATTTCAGGCCGATGCTGCAATCTGCGGAGAGGGCCCGCTGGAAGCGCTCGCCATCCTGCGGTGGCTGGAGGCAGAAACCGCCTGA
- the gltA gene encoding citrate synthase yields MADKKAQLIIEGAAPIDLPVYSGTLGPDVVDVRGLTSEGIFTFDPGFMATSSCESKITFIDGEKGVLLHRGYPIEQLAEKADFLETCYLLLKGELPSDEEKKTFDSTIKNHTMVHEQLKTFFNGFRRDAHPMAIMCGVVGALSAFYHDSLDINDPHHREISAVRLIAKMPTLAAMVYKYSMGQPMMYPRNDLSYSENFLHMMFNTPCDEKKVNPVLAKAMDRIFVLHADHEQNASTSTVRLAGSSGANPFACIAAGIAALWGPAHGGANEAVLRMLDEIGDVSNIEKFVAKAKDKDDPFKLMGFGHRVYKNFDPRAKVMKQTCDEVLSELGINDPQLELAMKLEEIARTDPYFIERNLYPNVDFYSGIILKAIGIPTEMFTVIFATGRTPGWIAHWNEMISGPYKIGRPRQLYTGATQRDYPTK; encoded by the coding sequence ATGGCTGACAAAAAGGCGCAGTTGATCATCGAGGGCGCTGCCCCCATTGACCTGCCAGTCTATTCTGGCACCCTTGGTCCGGATGTAGTAGATGTACGCGGCCTGACCTCCGAGGGTATCTTCACCTTTGACCCCGGCTTCATGGCTACCTCTTCGTGCGAATCCAAGATCACCTTTATTGATGGTGAGAAAGGCGTCCTGCTCCACCGCGGTTACCCGATCGAACAGCTCGCCGAAAAGGCCGATTTCCTCGAAACCTGCTACCTGCTGCTCAAGGGCGAACTGCCCAGCGACGAAGAGAAGAAGACATTCGACAGCACCATCAAGAACCACACAATGGTGCACGAACAGCTCAAGACGTTCTTCAACGGTTTCCGCCGTGACGCGCACCCGATGGCTATCATGTGCGGCGTAGTCGGCGCCCTCTCTGCCTTCTACCACGACTCCCTGGACATCAACGATCCGCACCATCGCGAGATTTCCGCGGTGCGCCTGATCGCCAAGATGCCGACTCTCGCCGCCATGGTGTACAAGTACTCCATGGGTCAGCCGATGATGTACCCGCGCAACGATCTCTCGTATTCCGAGAACTTCCTGCACATGATGTTCAACACGCCATGTGACGAGAAGAAGGTCAACCCGGTACTGGCCAAGGCCATGGATCGCATCTTCGTTCTGCATGCCGACCACGAGCAGAACGCGTCCACCTCCACCGTTCGCCTGGCCGGCTCTTCCGGCGCGAACCCGTTCGCCTGTATCGCAGCCGGCATCGCCGCCCTGTGGGGACCGGCGCACGGTGGTGCAAACGAAGCCGTTCTGCGCATGCTCGACGAAATCGGTGATGTATCGAACATCGAGAAATTCGTCGCCAAGGCCAAGGACAAGGACGATCCGTTCAAGCTGATGGGCTTCGGCCACCGCGTCTACAAGAACTTCGATCCGCGCGCCAAGGTCATGAAGCAGACCTGTGACGAAGTACTGAGCGAGCTGGGTATCAACGACCCGCAGCTGGAACTGGCAATGAAGCTGGAAGAAATTGCCCGGACCGACCCCTACTTCATCGAGCGCAACCTGTACCCGAACGTCGACTTCTACTCGGGCATCATCCTCAAGGCGATTGGTATTCCCACCGAAATGTTCACGGTGATCTTCGCCACCGGCCGTACGCCGGGCTGGATTGCCCACTGGAATGAGATGATCAGCGGCCCGTACAAGATCGGTCGCCCGCGTCAGCTGTACACCGGCGCCACTCAGCGCGATTACCCCACCAAGTAA
- the sdhC gene encoding succinate dehydrogenase, cytochrome b556 subunit produces MKSKRPVNLDLRTIRLPVTAYSSIAHRISGVILFIAIAALLWMLDRSLSSESGFEQVGAIMQHPLAKLILWVILSALLYHLVAGIRHLLMDAGLGESLEGGILGAKVVLVLSAVLIVLLGVWIW; encoded by the coding sequence GTGAAAAGCAAAAGACCTGTCAACCTAGATCTCAGGACAATCAGACTTCCTGTCACAGCCTATTCGTCTATTGCTCACCGTATTTCGGGCGTCATCCTGTTCATCGCCATTGCTGCCCTGCTTTGGATGCTGGACCGGTCGCTCAGTTCCGAAAGCGGCTTCGAGCAAGTCGGGGCAATCATGCAGCATCCGCTGGCCAAGCTGATCCTCTGGGTCATCCTGTCTGCGCTGCTGTATCACCTGGTCGCGGGTATCCGCCACCTGCTGATGGACGCAGGTCTGGGTGAAAGCCTGGAAGGCGGCATTCTTGGAGCCAAGGTGGTTCTGGTGCTGTCGGCCGTTCTGATCGTTCTTCTGGGGGTATGGATATGGTAA
- the sdhD gene encoding succinate dehydrogenase, hydrophobic membrane anchor protein: MVTSVTNLSRSGLYDWMAQRVSAVLLAAYTLFLLGYFLANPDLTYEQWAGLFSQNWMRIFSLLTLVALAVHAWVGMWTISTDYLTPMAMGKAATVVRFLFQVACGLLMFVLFVWGVQILWGF; the protein is encoded by the coding sequence ATGGTAACCAGCGTCACCAACCTGTCTCGTAGCGGTTTGTATGACTGGATGGCACAGCGGGTTTCCGCCGTGCTGCTGGCTGCCTACACGCTTTTCCTGCTCGGCTATTTTCTGGCTAACCCGGACCTCACCTACGAGCAGTGGGCCGGGCTCTTCAGTCAGAATTGGATGCGCATCTTCAGCCTGCTTACTCTCGTCGCGCTTGCCGTGCACGCCTGGGTAGGCATGTGGACCATTTCAACCGATTACCTGACCCCGATGGCCATGGGCAAGGCTGCTACCGTCGTGCGTTTCCTGTTCCAGGTCGCATGCGGGCTGCTGATGTTCGTGCTGTTCGTCTGGGGCGTTCAGATTCTGTGGGGTTTCTAA
- the sdhA gene encoding succinate dehydrogenase flavoprotein subunit, with translation MASIRTLTFDAIIVGGGGAGMRAALQLAQGGHKTAVVTKVFPTRSHTVSAQGGITCAIASADPNDDWRWHMYDTVKGSDYIGDQDAIEYMCSVGPEAVFELEHMGLPFSRTEQGRIYQRPFGGQSKGPDNPTQAARTCAAADRTGHALLHTLYENNVKHDTTFLNEWYAVDLVKNQDGAVVGVIAICIETGETVYIRSKATVLATGGAGRIYASTTNALINTGDGIGMALRAGVPVQDIEMWQFHPTGIAGAGTLVTEGCRGEGGYLINKHGERFMERYAPNAKDLAGRDVVARSMVKEILAGNGCGPDGDHVMLKLDHLGEEVLHSRLPGICELSKTFAHVDPVTAPIPVVPTCHYMMGGIATNIHGQAITQDASGTDQIIPGLFAVGEVACVSVHGANRLGGNSLLDLVVFGRAAGLHLESALKEGIEYRGASESDIDASLARLSGLNDRSSGEDVAPLRKELQNCMQNYFGVFRTGEFMQKGIRQLADLRERIATVKINDKSQAFNTARIEALELQNLLEVAEATAIAAEARTESRGAHAREDYEDRDDVNWLCHSLYMPATKELKKRAVNFAPKTVPAFEPKVRTY, from the coding sequence ATGGCTAGCATCCGTACTCTGACTTTCGACGCCATCATTGTAGGTGGCGGCGGCGCAGGCATGCGTGCCGCGCTGCAACTGGCGCAGGGCGGTCACAAGACTGCCGTTGTGACCAAGGTATTCCCGACTCGCTCGCACACCGTATCCGCCCAGGGCGGCATCACCTGTGCCATCGCTTCGGCCGATCCGAACGATGACTGGCGCTGGCACATGTACGATACCGTCAAGGGTTCCGACTATATCGGTGACCAGGACGCTATCGAGTACATGTGTTCCGTGGGCCCCGAAGCCGTATTCGAGCTCGAGCACATGGGTCTGCCTTTCTCGCGTACCGAGCAGGGCCGCATCTATCAGCGTCCGTTCGGTGGCCAGTCCAAGGGTCCGGACAACCCGACCCAGGCAGCCCGTACCTGTGCCGCAGCCGACCGTACCGGTCACGCGCTGCTGCACACGCTCTATGAAAACAACGTCAAGCACGACACTACCTTCCTTAATGAATGGTATGCAGTCGACCTGGTGAAAAACCAGGACGGCGCCGTCGTCGGCGTTATCGCCATCTGCATCGAAACCGGCGAGACCGTCTACATCCGCTCCAAGGCGACCGTGCTCGCTACCGGCGGGGCAGGCCGTATCTATGCATCGACCACCAATGCCCTGATCAACACCGGCGATGGCATCGGCATGGCGCTGCGTGCGGGTGTTCCGGTTCAGGACATCGAGATGTGGCAGTTCCACCCGACCGGTATCGCTGGTGCAGGTACGCTGGTAACCGAAGGTTGCCGTGGTGAAGGTGGCTATCTGATCAACAAGCACGGTGAGCGCTTCATGGAGCGTTATGCTCCGAACGCGAAAGATCTTGCCGGTCGCGACGTGGTTGCACGTTCGATGGTCAAGGAAATCCTCGCCGGCAACGGCTGTGGCCCGGATGGCGATCACGTGATGCTCAAGCTCGATCACCTCGGCGAGGAAGTGCTGCACAGCCGCCTGCCGGGTATCTGCGAGCTGTCCAAGACGTTCGCTCACGTCGACCCGGTCACCGCGCCGATTCCCGTTGTGCCGACCTGCCACTACATGATGGGCGGCATCGCCACCAACATTCATGGTCAGGCGATCACCCAGGATGCCAGCGGCACTGATCAGATCATTCCCGGCCTGTTTGCCGTGGGTGAAGTCGCTTGCGTATCGGTTCATGGCGCCAACCGTCTCGGCGGCAACTCGCTGCTCGATCTGGTGGTGTTCGGCCGGGCTGCCGGCCTGCATCTGGAATCAGCGCTCAAGGAAGGCATTGAATACCGCGGCGCATCAGAGTCCGACATCGACGCCTCGCTGGCTCGCCTGTCCGGGCTGAACGATCGCTCCAGCGGCGAAGACGTCGCCCCGCTGCGCAAGGAACTGCAGAACTGCATGCAGAACTACTTCGGTGTATTCCGTACCGGCGAGTTCATGCAGAAGGGCATCCGGCAATTGGCTGACCTGCGCGAGCGTATCGCCACGGTCAAGATCAACGATAAGAGCCAGGCATTCAACACTGCGCGCATTGAAGCACTGGAACTGCAAAACCTGCTCGAGGTTGCCGAAGCAACTGCCATCGCGGCAGAAGCTCGCACCGAGAGCCGTGGTGCACACGCTCGTGAAGACTACGAGGATCGTGACGACGTGAACTGGCTGTGCCACAGCCTGTACATGCCGGCGACCAAGGAGCTGAAGAAGCGTGCCGTCAATTTCGCACCGAAGACCGTTCCGGCATTTGAACCCAAAGTGCGTACTTACTAA
- a CDS encoding succinate dehydrogenase iron-sulfur subunit: MLQVSVYRYNPETDKAPYMQDFQVDTGGKDVMVLDVLALVKEQDVGMAYRRSCREGVCGSDGMNINGRNGLACITPLSAVVKNNKLVLRPLTGLPVIRDLVVDMSIFYKQYEKVQPYLQNETPAPAIERLQSPEEREKLDGLYECILCACCSSSCPSFWWNPDKFIGPAGLLKAYRFLADSRDTKTEDRLAALDDPFSIFRCRGIMNCVNVCPKGLNPTRAIGHIRNMLLQSGT; this comes from the coding sequence ATGTTGCAAGTGAGTGTCTACCGCTACAACCCGGAGACCGACAAGGCTCCTTACATGCAGGACTTCCAGGTCGATACCGGCGGGAAGGACGTGATGGTTCTCGACGTGCTGGCTCTGGTCAAGGAGCAGGACGTCGGCATGGCCTACCGTCGCTCGTGCCGTGAAGGCGTGTGTGGTTCGGACGGCATGAACATCAACGGCAGAAACGGCCTGGCGTGCATCACTCCGCTGTCCGCGGTAGTGAAGAACAACAAGCTGGTGCTGCGTCCGTTGACCGGTTTGCCGGTAATCCGTGACCTGGTCGTGGATATGAGCATCTTCTACAAGCAATACGAAAAGGTTCAACCGTATTTGCAGAACGAGACCCCGGCGCCAGCTATCGAGCGTCTGCAGTCTCCGGAAGAACGGGAAAAGCTGGACGGGCTCTACGAGTGCATTCTGTGCGCGTGCTGTTCGTCTTCCTGCCCCTCGTTCTGGTGGAATCCGGACAAGTTCATCGGTCCCGCAGGCCTGCTCAAGGCTTACCGGTTCCTGGCGGACAGCCGTGATACCAAGACCGAAGACCGCCTGGCTGCGCTGGACGATCCGTTCAGCATCTTCCGCTGCCGCGGCATCATGAACTGTGTGAACGTTTGCCCGAAGGGTCTGAACCCTACCCGTGCAATCGGCCACATCCGCAACATGCTGCTGCAGAGCGGGACCTGA